The following are encoded together in the Myxococcales bacterium genome:
- a CDS encoding winged helix-turn-helix transcriptional regulator: MEVKATHASEGECQVYCVDGAHVAEVQSAMPGEEAFEQVAEEFSALSDPTRLKILFALSERELCVCDLAQLLGRSMPATSQQLQRLRRMGLVRFRMSGKLAIYRLESPLARLLVREALERRAKDGR; encoded by the coding sequence GTGGAAGTGAAGGCCACCCACGCCTCCGAGGGCGAGTGCCAGGTCTACTGCGTCGACGGAGCGCACGTCGCGGAGGTGCAATCCGCGATGCCAGGCGAGGAGGCGTTCGAGCAGGTCGCGGAGGAGTTCAGCGCGCTGTCGGATCCGACCCGGCTGAAGATCCTGTTTGCGCTCTCCGAGCGCGAGCTCTGCGTCTGTGATCTGGCGCAGCTGCTCGGGCGCTCCATGCCGGCGACCTCCCAGCAGCTCCAGCGCCTTCGCCGGATGGGCCTGGTGCGCTTTCGGATGTCCGGCAAGCTGGCCATCTACCGCCTCGAAAGCCCGCTGGCGCGCCTCTTGGTGCGGGAAGCGCTCGAGCGCCGGGCGAAGGACGGCCGGTGA